Below is a genomic region from Medicago truncatula cultivar Jemalong A17 chromosome 3, MtrunA17r5.0-ANR, whole genome shotgun sequence.
AccagatattcacgtcaaaccaaataaGATTCATCAGAACATATGTTAAATACTCTTAagcaccttaattgaactcatagtacttctaattttgagctttggaattattccataagttttggatcaACTTAGAAATgattatgctgaattttcataagatttcactaagacctccttggagtattttcattatatctcaaaaattaaaaattattttcagatcaaatcaaagccattggaaagctaacaaaattatctaaaactttcatgtttacaccaaaggccaattcaaaacagaaacgtgtgaaaaatacgcaagaacataaaacagAGTATGCTGTCACTGAGCAATTTCGCTAATGGCGAAATGTTAGCTAATAGCGAAATTGTTACAGAGTGTTTCGCCAATAGCGAACTCCTAGCGAGTTTTTCCCCTGCTGTTACGATTTCtgcacatttttcacccaaaaaaaccaaattccatctacccaaatcccaaatttgataggaaacttaacctacgattattctacaacctaaACATCAAGTCTTAACACAATTagcatggtttctacacttttctaaTCGACTCAACAAtggaaaacctaattcccaattcccaaaatcaaaaacaactctcatgttaaatcaatttcagaatttacatacactataattattgaaagttagcctcacccttaccttaatttagatgaacaaagctctacaatcTCTCCGGTTCTTCACTTGGCTaccttggctcttctccctttttctcccaaaagcttgtttttacgtgaaactgtttTCTGACTTCTCAGTTTTCTAATCCCTTAACTTAACtcccaattattttaattaaatccaCACAACTCTCCTTATTTCTAATTCAGCCCCTAAACTCCAATTGTTTCTAATTCCCacatattctaataaataataaaaaaaatacatcatttaataaaatacaacacaccacaatatcaacataattcatataagtcatataaaagactttaaatcaaccaaaataattaaataattaaatagggcgttacagaagTTCTAATACCTGTAAGTTCACCATTCGAAGTGCTTGTAAGCTACAAACTAGGAATATACAAACTTTGGAAGACGCTTTAGAGGGTGATTGAAAAACCTTTTGGAGTTGGAAAGGTCCACACCGAAATCAAacttttagggttaatagggctttaccccctgtaatattttttttatagatttcgtccttgtaaaataaagattattCAAGAATGCCCCCTATGCAttgtgactcagcagaatctttgATGTGTCACTGacgtggcatttttttttatttaataaaaattcaggaaaaattttaaaaatcagaaaaaaaaaattcagattttttttaaaaattaagttccagattttttttttaatcagaaaaaacattcagattttttaaatttaattttcgaaattaaaaaaaaaattattttatatttcaaaatctttattccagaatttttataaattcttttttgaaattaaataattaggaaaaaaaatcaaatattttttataaattcaaaaaattagataatattttttttttcgaattttaatttaattcggatttcttttgaaatttttgtattatttttttggaaaatttggaaaagaattcaaaaaatttattcctgaatttttacgaattctttttttatttaaaaaaattcattttttttttctgaaattaggaagtattttttaaaaaatcttttaataataaaaatttcaatttttttaatttttgaaaaaagaatttgattttttaaattttttttcaaaaattagtattttttttttcggatttttaaaataattttagctttttaaaaaaaagatttttttaattataaatgacatgtaaattcttttttacacatggcatccaaaaaaaaattgaaaaataaaaaaaaatgtcacatcatagattctgctgagtcacagAACTGAGGGGgcaatcttgaagaatctttattttacaaggatggaatctaaaaaaaaaaattacagggggagAACcaaaagtgtcatatattacaAGGGGATAAAGCTCTATTAACCCAAACTTTTATATGACTAAATGTTCATGAGTGTCTTCTCGCCAATTTTTGCAGGAGCAAGTGGAGAGTGGAAATTTCTCCTACAATCACTAATTGTGGCATGAGATATTGAAACGACGTTTCACGTGTTACATGACTGTGTGTTTTGCTCCTTAGGCATGGCTACGTCTTGTCCCATATAGTCGTATAATAGatatcttttcttttgatgGCATGAATTAGACTTTTAACATCATCAATAAGCTAGAGATTGGTTATATCGATGTTAActgataaattgttttcatgacCACTTATATGCCATaagaaatatatgtatattttaagATGGTTCTCAAATGCCAAAATGTGATTGCCAATACATATTCTCACAAGATGAATTAATGCTTGCTTTGCTTAACAACTTCACTGTAAATTTTAACCCAAGGAGACAATCTACATTGGTTAGAAGAAACCCTTGATGGATGGATAAAGCTCAAATGTGATTGTGCTTGCAATGGAGTTGTCGAGCTCGTAGGATGTGGCGTCTTATTTTTCAACTTAGATGGTAGATGGATCAGAGGTTACATTAGGAAGATTGGAGCCTGTGACGCCCTTCATTCTGAAACATGGGCATGTGTCTTGGTTTGGATATGGCTTGGAATTAACACAtcttgatgtagtatttttgcatcaaacaatagtaagtatttatatcgtctccttagggactagtgcgatatcacgGACCGTCCGACACCAAATACCATTCtaagttaaaagataatttgttgtttgttttagtaactaaGTTGCGGAtaataaaattgagattaataaggcgtgaaacttgttaggattagagttccttaaTCAAGCGTCACATACGTAACCTAATGAccatacatggattctagcttttcttatcacgtatccctcgacaacaccattcgtgttcaaacaatattgtgagatcaattgtatcattcaatcgtcgatgtctcaaactattgaatgattcaagagtcggtCTTATCATTTAATCGATGATTTGCCaatctattgaatgataagaaagctttaagtttggatacaaaaggtgattatcaaaacatcaattccatgtctagaacttatgttttgatagatgattattctaaacctagattcaaacgtatttctcaatcacaattaaatcaaacataagcattaaagtgcaagaataacatcaatatcaaatcaaatgctagaaccatatatttatagatcaaaagattacatgttaagctaagattaagtacctctaatcccaacaaaggagatttagctactcattgtcatggaagccttgcaagaatgaattgaaagagaagGATTCATTACAAActtgtgatttctcaacaaTTGAGGAAGAATCCACATTCTATCAATCTTACGCTATGAAGAACAAGCCCTATCGTTCTCTCTAAAAGTATTACAAGTTAAAAACTATGAAAAACTCAGATCTCATGAAAAGTTCAAGTaggctatttatagaattcttGATCTGcatcaactcgcctcgcgagtaactccattcgccatggcgagttgatgTTTCTTCACCATTAAGTTTGAGCCACGTCACCTCTAAGGAGTTTAGGCCGCCCTAACTCGCCTCACGAGTAATTtcactcgccattgcgagttgcTCACCTTTGCGAGTTGGTAGCTTGTGAAAATCGGTGCTCTCTAGAATTGCTCGCCTCTGAAGCTCGCCTTGCTCTCGCCATTGCGAGCTCACTCGCCTCCTACTCACCATTGCGTGTTGAGTGCGAGTGAATTGGTCTTCCTACCTCTTGCTCACCTTTTAGCACTCGCCACTGCGAGTTGAGGGCGAGCAAAGCGGTGCTTCTGCCTCTTTTTTTGGTGTCTTGAGTTAgaatcctgcacaaatgggtaAAGTAAGATAGATCAAGCGTAAAAAGGCAATAACCACTTatctctcggcttttccctcaataacttgcaaaacaaataacaaaagtgctttgaatattcatttaaaatacaactttctagcacttatcacATCTCTCATCTCATTGTTGAAAGTGACTAAAAAATTCTATAAGAAATGGTTACAAATTTAGTGAGGTGGTTTCTACTTTAGTGCAGCAAATTCGAGACTTGTTGACTTTGGATTAATGTGTCTAGTTTTGTCATACTTGGAGAAAAGAAAACCGATGTGTTGAGTTGCTAATAAATTGTAGTCTTTCTCTGGTCTGGTTAGCTTGTACAATCGTGTAGACTCTTTTATTGAGCTCCATAAACTACTTTTTAATGCTAACTTTATCACTTGTATGCCAAAGAATGTTCATTTAGATACGTAGTTATTCTTTAGAGTTCGTCCATctttcgtaaaaaaataaaataaaaatcagtaACATGTGTCTAttttattagagaaatgatGTATAAACAACCATTTTGTAACTTTTATGACAACATTTTCTCTCGTGCTCGCATTATgttctcattttctctctttctttgctctgatttttgtgtcaaaactgacatttctttgtatattaTGGTTGTCCCACAAGGTATAATatattaagggttaaatatatttttagtccttacattttgtGCCCGtttgaagaatagtccctacatttcattaaatatttttaaaatcctcacattttatcttcgttatcaaaattagtccCTGTTGTTAATTCTATAATGGAATGCTGATGTGACAGTTAGTGGGTCCCAAAATGTAAagactattcttcaaagtcgCGCAaaatatagggaccaaaaaacatatttaaccctaaaataattgGGAGCCACTAACCGCCACATCAACATTCATGAACTAATTTTGATAACAGAGATAAAATatgaggattttaaaaacatttaatgaaagTAGAGACTATTTTTCAAATGGACGCAAAATGtgaggactaaaaacatatttaacgcATATATTAAAAACCAAAAGAAGCCACTCTAACACAAAGTGTACGAGAAAGATTGCAATCCACGTAATTAGAGTACACCAACAAGTTTGCTCATTCAATTAAGAGAATATGAAAGCTAGAAAACCGTCTTTAAACAAGACATATAATGCAAACTCCAAATgtgataatcaaaatcaaataatacatGGAACGATTTTAACCACCAATATGATTGAACTTTGACATTTTCTCATTTTAGTAACAATAATTCTATTAATAATCATGCtaagtttcaaacaaaatatatatatatatatatatatatatatatatatatatatatatatataattttaagactgattcatattcatatttttatcaaaattatattactaaaaacataaattagttctatcaaaaaaattagttcatcttgataattttaattaatttgaattagtAATTAATGATGTGTTTGGGAAACAGCTGGTGGAAAAGAAACTTAGCCGCGTCTCTCTCATACTCCACACTACTCCACCTCTCACTCACTCACCGGAAGAGAGAGAAGCAACCCCTCCACCAAGCaacatttttccatttttttattttttccaaataaTCCTTCATTACAAATACAACCCTTCCGTGCTTCATATACTCTCTCTCAACAACTATTCACATAAAATCGCCTCGTTCGTGGTGCTTTCTCATCCTTCTCTGGTAagcttcctcttcttcattctCATCGCCATGCATTTTCCCCAATCGCTGAGAATatgaaattgaatttgataatgTTAGGGTTCCACTGTGCCGATGACTTTTCTTATCATCACggaaccatcatcatcatcatcagcatCCTTCCAGTCTCAACATTTTCTCTTCATGAATAACAATCGTCGCACCAGGCTTTGGAATATCTTCTTTCGCCATTGGACTTGATCTTCCTTCTCCATTATTAGGGTTGTTATAAGTTAATtccctcttttttatttttaacattgtcttttatttacaagccttgtttttgtttttagttattgtTTATTCACATTGTTGTTGCGCTTAAGGACCTGAGTTTGTTTCTGTTTGTTCAATTTGGGGGTTTGGTAGTTTAAGGTTGTTAGTTTCTGAAACATTTTCTGTTTGggtttggtttttctttttgatttttcCATGGCCGAAACAAAATTGATGATTCCAGGGTTTCGTTTTCACCCCACTGATGTTGAGCTGGTAATGTATTTTCTCAAGAGGAAGATTTTGGGTAGAAAATTCCCTTTTAATGTCATTGATGAACTTGACATTTACAAGTATGCTCCATGGGATCTACCAGGTTTGGATTCAATGACACTCGagtagtttttgtttttcatctGTTGGTGGATTTTGTGTTTTGACATGACAaggttttgtttgttatttgtttttttcagAAAAATCTTTGCTCAAGAGTGGTGATTTGCAATGGTACTTCTTTACCCCTGTCGGAAAGAAATATTGCACGGGAGGGAGGATGAATCGGGCAACAGAAGTAGGCTACTGGAAGACTACAGGGAAGGATAGGTCGATTGAACATAGGAATCAAGTGGTGGGGATGATAAGAACCCTGGTGTTTCACACTGGCAAAGCTCCTAAAGGAGACCGAACTGATTGGGTTATGCATGAATACAGACTCGAAAACAAAGACCTAGCTGACAATGGTGTTCCACAGGTACGACATCTTTGAATGAGGAATTATGTTTATCAATTGGTTGTGAACTGTTCTGTTGGATGTACGTATGGTGTTTAATGGCCTGTGCACGTGATGTCTAGTACTGTTGCTGCTATTATTGCCCATTTTTACACGTGAAAGCCAGTCTTTGATACATATTTCAATACCTAAAATTACAGCTTTTGTTGGATATGACATCATAGTAGAACCATGTATTTTCATGTTAAACTCACTCTGTAAATGATTCATGGCTGTAGATTCTTCGTGCGTGCTTAAATAGCATTGAGTGGCAGCTTTGTTTTGCCATCTTATTACTCTCACCATCCCTTGTTATAAGCCGCTTTTgtcattttcatatatattacgAAAAGTAAATAGTGTATTTAATGTATCCATTGCGTGTACGGATGTTACTAAAATGCACTTTTGCGTATAGACGTGTCTATCTCCCtaagacaaattattattagtattaacaAGGGGCCCTAAGACAAATTATTGTTAGTATTAATAAGgggtatattaaaaaaataataataatgtatctACTAATTTGAAATAAGACTTGTATTTAGGAACAATTTTTTCCCAAAGGTCTATTTGGGGGCTTATGGGGGAGGGGAGAGAGGGGATGGCTTtgaaaaaagtggaaggaaTGAAGAGGTTTGGGATGGGAGGGCTTTGGGGAGTTTATCTTTCTTCACTGTTTTTTTGGAAACTCGGTATCCGGTCCAAGGACCAActaaccccccccccccctattTTGGAGGGTTTTGGTAAATTCTTCAAATCAATTCTATGTAGCATGACTTGGTATATTCTTAGTCTGGGTTGTTAACTTTctgtctcatttttttttctgattgtTCTCTTGGTTTTATCTTAACTGTTCTACTGATTTATTTGTATTGCAGAACTCCTATGTGATTTGTAGGGTATTTCAAAAGGAAGGTCCTGGTCCCAGGAATGGTGCACAGTATGGAAAACCATTTAATGAGAAAGACTGGGATAGCGAAGAGGAAATTGATTATGTACAAGCTGTCCCTGTTGCTGCTGTGTCTGCACCAGCTCTCATTCTACCTAGCTCAAGCCATATTTCTGAAGAAAATGATATGCATACCTCTGCAAGGGGATGCACTGGACAGACCTCTTTATCAGGTCTATCAAGATTGATGCCCTCTGGCACGACACACCCTTCAGCTCCAGGCAATCAAGCTGATGATGACATTTTATCCATGCTTGCTATCTTTGACGATGAAAATGCATTGGCTGGGAATGAAAACAATGGATCTGAGGTGTGTAATCtatttcttgttatttatttgttacaacTAGTGCCAGATGCTTCCCAATTTTGGTTGCTCAGACTTTATCTTTCAACATCTTTTTTCTACACTTTTTAcctcgagttttttttttatatcgtaTTTGTCTCCTCATGAACTCTTCCTCTTTTTTGTAGTTATCTTTGAAATACTGAAATTATCgtgtattttatataaaaacatcACACTGGCTTCCTTTGTCAGTCACTTGCTGAATTGCATGACACATTGGCACTGTTAGTGTTATGCAAGGGCCATGGCGGTTACCATTCTC
It encodes:
- the LOC11423052 gene encoding NAC domain-containing protein 82 isoform X4 codes for the protein MAETKLMIPGFRFHPTDVELVMYFLKRKILGRKFPFNVIDELDIYKYAPWDLPEKSLLKSGDLQWYFFTPVGKKYCTGGRMNRATEVGYWKTTGKDRSIEHRNQVVGMIRTLVFHTGKAPKGDRTDWVMHEYRLENKDLADNGVPQNSYVICRVFQKEGPGPRNGAQYGKPFNEKDWDSEEEIDYVQAVPVAAVSAPALILPSSSHISEENDMHTSARGCTGQTSLSGLSRLMPSGTTHPSAPGNQADDDILSMLAIFDDENALAGNENNGSELSLKY
- the LOC11423052 gene encoding NAC domain-containing protein 82 isoform X2 encodes the protein MAETKLMIPGFRFHPTDVELVMYFLKRKILGRKFPFNVIDELDIYKYAPWDLPEKSLLKSGDLQWYFFTPVGKKYCTGGRMNRATEVGYWKTTGKDRSIEHRNQVVGMIRTLVFHTGKAPKGDRTDWVMHEYRLENKDLADNGVPQNSYVICRVFQKEGPGPRNGAQYGKPFNEKDWDSEEEIDYVQAVPVAAVSAPALILPSSSHISEENDMHTSARGCTGQTSLSGLSRLMPSGTTHPSAPGNQADDDILSMLAIFDDENALAGNENNGSEVDNPGQANNAEDVPYLIPNEIFEDLGDLNSLVGLDEGGGFSYGQKDEYERLSTGNVSLFCNPPDFFELLDLEVPLSWQTKHDG
- the LOC11423052 gene encoding NAC domain-containing protein 82 isoform X1 yields the protein MAETKLMIPGFRFHPTDVELVMYFLKRKILGRKFPFNVIDELDIYKYAPWDLPEKSLLKSGDLQWYFFTPVGKKYCTGGRMNRATEVGYWKTTGKDRSIEHRNQVVGMIRTLVFHTGKAPKGDRTDWVMHEYRLENKDLADNGVPQNSYVICRVFQKEGPGPRNGAQYGKPFNEKDWDSEEEIDYVQAVPVAAVSAPALILPSSSHISEENDMHTSARGCTGQTSLSGLSRLMPSGTTHPSAPGNQADDDILSMLAIFDDENALAGNENNGSEKVDNPGQANNAEDVPYLIPNEIFEDLGDLNSLVGLDEGGGFSYGQKDEYERLSTGNVSLFCNPPDFFELLDLEVPLSWQTKHDG
- the LOC11423052 gene encoding NAC domain-containing protein 82 isoform X3, whose translation is MYFLKRKILGRKFPFNVIDELDIYKYAPWDLPEKSLLKSGDLQWYFFTPVGKKYCTGGRMNRATEVGYWKTTGKDRSIEHRNQVVGMIRTLVFHTGKAPKGDRTDWVMHEYRLENKDLADNGVPQNSYVICRVFQKEGPGPRNGAQYGKPFNEKDWDSEEEIDYVQAVPVAAVSAPALILPSSSHISEENDMHTSARGCTGQTSLSGLSRLMPSGTTHPSAPGNQADDDILSMLAIFDDENALAGNENNGSEKVDNPGQANNAEDVPYLIPNEIFEDLGDLNSLVGLDEGGGFSYGQKDEYERLSTGNVSLFCNPPDFFELLDLEVPLSWQTKHDG